The Streptomyces sp. NBC_01463 DNA window CCCGGGGCCGAGGTCCTCGCCGGCAAGGCGAACGGGGTGCTCGTGGCGGACATCACCGGGGCCGACGACCCGATGCTCACCGACGAGGTGTTCGCCAGTGCCCTCGGAGTCGTACGGATGGAGGGGAAGGACCCGGCCGAGTTCCTGCGCAGGGCGACGGACTTCGCGAACGAGACCCTGCCGGGCACACTCGGCGCCACCCTGCTGGTCCACCCCCGGACCGAGCGCGCGCACCGCGGCGCCGTGAACGCCGCCATCGCCGAACTGCGGTACGGAACCCTCGGGGTGAACTGCTGGTCGGCCTTCGGTTTCCTCCTCGGCTACACCCCGTGGGGCGCGTTCCCGGGGCACACGCGGCGGGACATCGGCAGCGGCATCGGCTTCGTGCACAACGCCTTCATGCTGGAGGACGTGGAGAAGACGGTGCTCCGGGCCCCGTTCGCGCCGTCGCCGCGCGGCCTCTTCGCCGGGTCGCCCTCGCTCTCTCCGCGCCCGCCCTACTTCGTCACCAACCGCACCGGCCGCACGACCATGCGGCGGCTCACCGGTTTCACCGCCGAGCCGAAACTGTCGAAGCTGCCCGGCATCCTCCTCTCCGCGCTGCGCGGCTGAGCCTGCCCATGGTTCCCTCGGCGGCACCCCGGACCGCCTTGTCCCCACCCGCCCACGCCGTACGACCGGCGCATCGGAACCTCTCGCCCTACGCACCCACCAGAACAGGACCCCTCAGTGAACCTTGCCGACGCTCTCGCCCGGACCGCCGCGGAACACGGCCCCCGCACCGCGGTGGAACTCGGCGACGCCTCACTCACCTACACCGAGCTCGACACCCTGGCCGGCCGGGCTGCCGCACTGCTCGGCGACCACGGCATCGCAGCCGGCGACCGGGTGGCGGTCATGCTGCCGAACCTGCTCGAATTTCCTGTGCTCTACTACGCGACGCTGCGGGCCGGAGCAGTCGTCGTCCCCATGAACCCGCTGCTCAAGCCCCGGGAGATCGCGCACCATCTGCGGGACTCCGGCGCTTCGCTGGTCTTCGCCCACGCGTCGCTCTCCGCCACGGTGGCCGCGGGCGCGGAGGCCGCCGGATCGGACGCGGTGGTCGTACCTGTCGCCGAGGGCTCCCTCCCCGAGCTGCTCGCCGGCCACACCGAACCCCTCACCACGTCCAGGGGTGCGGACGGGGACACGGCCGTGATCCTCTACACCTCGGGAACGACGGGCCTTCCCAAGGGTGCGGAACTGACGCACGACAACATCGGCCGCAACTCCGGGACGGCCGCCCGCACGTTGTTCCACCTCACGCCCGATGACGTACTGCTGGGCGGCCTGCCCCTCTTCCACGCGTTCGGCCAGGTCGTCGCGATGAACACCGCGGTCGCCGTCGGCGCCCGTCTGGTCCTGCTGCACCGTTTCGAACCCGTCGCGGCGCTGCGGGTCATCGCGGAGCGGGGCGTCACCGTCTTCGCCGGTGTGCCGACCATGTACGCCGCCATGCTCACCGCCGGCCGCCGCCAGCCCGGTGCTCATGACACCTCGTCCCTGCGGCTCTGTCTGTCCGGCGGCGCGTCCCTGCCCGTCGAGGTGTTGCACGACTTCGGCGAGATCTTCGGCTGCCCCGTGCTGGAGGGATACGGCATGTCGGAGACCTCGCCCATCGCCTCCTTCAACCACCTCGACCGGCCCCGTAGGCCCGGCTCCGTCGGAACCCCCATCGAGGGCGTCGAGATGCGCCTCGACGACGCCGTCGGCGGCGTCGGCGAACTCTGCGTCCGCGGCCACAACGTGATGAAGGGCTACTGGGACCGGCCCGACGCCACCGCTGAGGCCCTCAGGGACGGCTGGCTGTACACGGGTGACCTCGCCCGGGTCGACGAGGACGGTTTCTACTACATCGTCGACCGGAAGAAGGACCTCGTCATCCGGGGCGGGTTCAACGTCTACCCCCGGGAGATCGAGGAGGTCCTGTACGAGCACCCCGCCGTCGCCGAGGCCGCGGTGGTGGGCCTTCCGCATGAGACGCTCGGCGAGGAGATCGGTGCGGCCGTCGCCCTCCGCCCCGGTGCCGAGGCGGCGACTCCCGAGGAGATCCTGGAGTTCGTCAAGGGCCAGGTCGCGGCGTACAAGTACCCCCGCGTCGTCTGGGTGGTCGCCGACCTGCCCAAGGGCGCCACCGGCAAGATCCTCAAGCGTGAGGTTGCGGCCACCCGCCCCTGACCGCGCACCGGCACACCGTTGCCCCGTCCGCCGCCGAACCGGTGGACGGGGCGAGGCCGCCGAGGCCCTTTCCCGCCGGCGTCCTTAAGGCATGCCGGCAACCCGCCACCCCGGGCCCCTGCCCGCGGTCCGGCTTCGTCCCATGGACCTTCCGGGACGCAACCGCCCCCCCAGCCCCCTCGTCCCGCACGCCCGTCGGCCGGATCAGGACCGCCTCGCCGGTGATGGCGGTTTGACGACACGTCGTGAAGCCGCCAGCGGCGGCCCTTCCGTCTTGCTCCGCCACGCGCCGATGATCGTGCGAACGTCCCCGGCGCAGCCCAGAGCGGAGCAAGGCAGAGATGACGCACGTCCCGGAACGAAGAGGCCTGTCCCTGGTGATGGCGGCCGCCGTCCTTGCCGCCGTGGCGGGCGCGGCACCCGCGGCCGTCGCCGCACCGAACCCGAGCTCCACGCAGAGCGCCGGCAGCGTGCTCGCCTCCCTGGACGGCCAGGAGCGAGAGGCACTGCACCGGATGGCCACCCTGGACCTGGGCGGACTCCACGTCACGGACAAGGCGCTGAAGTCCGCCGACCCCGTCGACGTCATCGTGCAACTGCGGACGCCGCCCGCCAGGACCGCCCGTCTGCTCGCCGCCGCCGAGGGGCGCAGCCTCAGCGAGACGGACGCGAGCGCCGCGGTCACCGAGGCCCAGAGTGCGTTCCGTGACGTGCTGAAGGACATGTTCCCCGCGAAGCAGGCGACCGCGGGGAAGTCCGGCCGGCAGTCCCAGGCGCCCCGGCTGCACCGCAGCTACACCCACAGCTTCGACGGGGTCAGCCTCAGGCTGCCGGGTGACCGGGTCGCCGAGCTCCTCGACCACGCGGAGGTCGCCTCGGTGTGGCCCGACACAGCCGTGAAGGCGCTCTCCGACCCGGAGACCACCTCGGCGGGCAGCCAGGAGACCGGCAGCGCCGAGGACGGCGTGGCCCGCCTGCACGCCGAGGGCATCACCGGCAAGGGCGTCAAGGTCGGCATCATCGACACCGGCATCGACTACCGGCACCCCGACCTCAAGGGCGTGTACAAGGGCGGCTACGACTTCGTCGACGACGACGCCGACCCGATGGAGACCACGTACGAGGACTGGAAGGCCTCCGGCCAGGCCGAGACCAACGCCGGTTCCACGTACTACACCGAGCACGGCACCCACGTCGCCGGCATCATCGCCGGGCAGGGCGCCGACGCGAAGGCGCGCGCCGCGCACGGCGTCGCCCCCGACGCCTCCGTGCACGCCTACCGCGTTCTCGGTCCCTACGGCAGCGGCAGTACCAGCAACATCCTCGCCGCCATGGACAAGGCGGCCGACGACGGCATGGACGTCGTCAACATGTCGCTGGGCGCCGCCATCAACGACCCGCTCAGCCCGCAGTCCATAGCCGCCGACAACCTGGTCCTCGCGGGCGTCACCACAGTCATCGCAGCCGGCAACAGCGGCCCCAATGCGGGCACCGTCGCCACGCCGGCCGCCGCCGCCCTCCCGCTGACGGTCGGCGCCCACTCCGAACCGCTGACCCTGCCCTCGTACAAGCTGAGCGCCGGATCGGTGACGGCGGAGGGTCGGCTGCTCGCCCAGCCCTACGGCGACGCCCTGGACAAGCTGACGGACGGCTCCCTCGACGTCGTCGACGTCGGCACCGGCACGGCCGCCGGCTACACCGGCAAGGACGTCACGGGCAAGGCCGCCCTCGTCCGGCGCGGCGGCATTCCGCTGGACGAGAAGGTGCGGCGCGCACAGGACAAGGGCGCCGCGGCCGTTCTCCTCGTCAACGACAACGCCGCCGAAGGGCACATCCCGTTCTACATCGGTGAGAACCCGAACTACGTCCCGGCGTTCTCACTGACCGCAGCGGACGGCGCCGCGCTGATGGCGGCCGGTGCCGACGTCTCGTTCACGTCGGCCGGAACCTTCCGCCTCGGCGACGGGTCGCTGGCCGACTTCAGTTCGCGCGGCCCGGTCTACGGCAGCGCCGCCATCAAGCCCGAGGTCACCGCGCCGGGCGTCAGCGTCCTGTCGTCCGTCCCGGCCGACATCGTCGACCCGGCCGGCGGCGACTACACCTACGCGTACGCCCGCCTCAGCGGAACCTCGATGGCCGCGCCGTACGTCGCCGGCACCGCCGCACTGATGCTCCAGCACGACCACCGACTGAGCCCCGACGACATCAAGACGGCACTGATGAACACGGCGACGCCGCTGCCCGGCGACGTCAGCGTGTTCGAGGCCGGTGCCGGAGCGGTCGACCCGTACGCGGCCGTGCACGCCACCACCGCCGTACAGGTCCCGGAGACCACCCCGCACGTCACGGTCGACGGCACGCAGACCGAAGTCGACGCCGTCACCGGCGCGTTGGACCTCGGTGTGCTGCCGGTGGGGCGTGCCACGAGCCTCAAGCGCACCCTGCGCGTGGTCAACGACAGCGGCAGGCCCGTCACGTACGACGTGCGCACGGCCTTCAGCCGAGGCTCCGGCGCTTCCGCGGACGCAGACGCCGCGCACATCACCCTGACCACCAGTGACCGGATCAAGGTCGGAGCCCACGGCAAGAAGTCCGTCGCCGCCGCCCTGCGCGTGCCCGCCGGAGCCCCGGCCGGCTACTACGAGGGCACGGTCACGCTGACACCGCGGAGCGGCAACGGGCTGCCCGCCCTCCACGTCCCGTTCGGCATGCGTGTCGCCGCCTCCGGGTTCGCGGAGGTCGACATGACCAAGTCCGTCATGTCGACGGGACGGGGTTCCGATGAGGGAGCCGTAGGGTCCGGCGCGGCCACCTTCAACCTGCGGATGGCCGGACAGCTGCGCAGCATCGACATCTTCCTCACCGACGCCGACGGCAAGGACCTCGGCTACGTCGGCGGCATCAACACCGTCGGTCTCACCGAGGGTGTCCTCTACGGCCCCGCGACGGTCGGTCCCTGGTACTTCCCGTCGACCGGTGACAAGGCCACCCCGTTCGACCCGCGCGGCCGCTTCATCGACGACGGCCACTACAAGCTGCGCATCGTCGGCACGGACGCCGCCGGTGGCACCGACAGCGAACTGCGTGACGTGTACGTGGACTCGGAACTTCCCTCGTACCAGGACGCCTACGGAGCCTGGGACCCGGCCCACCCCACCGTCGTCGAACAGCCCGCCGACGCCACGACGTTCCCCGTGACCGGCACTCTGCTGGACGCCCAGGCCGACGACATCCGCGATGCGGGCCTCGACATCGGCCAGAGCGACAACCGCCTGTACTACTCGCTCTACAGCCCGAACGCACCCGAGGGCAGCTTGCCGGTGGCGTCCGACGGGGCCGTGGACGGGCAGGTCAAGACCCCCGTCGGCCCGCCCGTCACGCATCTCAAGCTGTGGCCCACGGACGCGGCGGGCAACATCAGCGGCATCCGCCAGATCAACATCATGAGGAAGGGCACGCCCTACGTGGTCGGCGACGCGAGCGCGTCCTCGGCGCGGGCCGGGGACCGTGTCACGTACACGCTGACCGCACACGAGCTGAAGAACTGGAAGACGTTCACCTCGCAGATCCGCTACGACGACCGGAACGTCAAGCTCGTCTCCATCGAACCGACCGCGGAACTGAAGGCCCACGGCCCCTCCACGATCCGCCGCACCGACGTATCGGCCGGATCGTCCTCGTACAGCACGCTCTCCTTCGATGTCGCCGACAGCGCGGGCCTCAGCGGCGATGCGATGCCGTTGGCGAAGGTGACGTACGAGGTGACCGGTGGGACGGTGACGGCGAACGCCGGCCTGAGCACGGGCAGCACCTCGGCCGTCGACACGGCGGGCACCAAGACGAACCTGAACATCCTGTTCTACGGTGCGGTGCGGATGCTCAACCCGACCTCTACCTTCGTCGCCCGCCCGGCCGTCCAGGCCCTGCTGACCCGGGAAGGCGCCTACGACAATGTCCGCGACCACACCGCCGACGGCATCGAGGCGACCCTCACCGCACCCGACGGCACCAGCCGCGAGGCCGCCGTGGACAAGGCGGGCCGGATCTCCGTCAGCGGGCTGACCCCGTCCGACAAGCCGTACCGGTTCCGGGTCACGGCGCCAGGTCACTTCACCTGGACCGAGGACATCGACCTCGGCCTGGACGGAACCTGGGGCGTCGCGGGCAACACCGCCAGTTCGGCGGCCGCCCTCGTCGCCGGTGACGTCAACGGCGACGACGTCGTCGACGTCCGGGACGCGGCAGCCGTGTACGCGGCGCGGGGGACGGCCGAGCGCGCCGCCGACATCGACCACGACGGCACCGTCGGCGCGAAGGACCTCGCCTGGGTGAAGGACAACTACCTGGCGCAGAACAGCAGGGCCGACCGGTACACCGACCCGGTCAAGCGCCTGCGCGGCAAGTCGCTGGAGGACTACCTGGACCTGATGTAGCCGGGCGGCCGTCGTGACGGGGTTCTCAGACCCAGTTGTTGCGCATCGCGTACCAGCCCAGCTGGACGCGTGACGCCACGGCGGCCAGATCCATCAGCGCCCGGACCCGGCGCTGCACCGTACGCGGCGACGTGCCCAGCTGATGGGCCGTCGCCGCGTCCGTGAGTCCGGACAGCATCAGCTGCAGAATGCGGCGGTCGGTGGGACTCAGGTCGCCGTCCTCGCGCAGATACGGGCGCGAGCGGCGCCACACCGACTCGAACAGCTCGATCGCCAGAACCACGAGTGGCGGCCGCAGTTCCAGCGACCGTCCCGGCTCCACCTGGACCATGGCCGTCTCACCGTCCGCGATGAGCAGCTTGATCAACGGCTGGTCGACGACCCGGACCAGGTGGCCCCGTTCCACCCGCAGGTCCAGCGCGCGCAGCGCGGCCGGCTCGGAGAGGAAGTCGCGGTCCACGACGATGCGGTAGGAAGCGTCCGGATTGCCGTCCTTGCGCATCGGCGGTCCATTTCCGTCCGGCCGCTGATCGTCCGGTCCGTCCGGCCCGTCCGGCAGGGTCGTCGGTACGGGCGCCACCGTGTTCGCCCCCGACTGGAAGCCCCACAACGTGGTGCGGGCGGCGTACTCGATGTCGTAGATGCGCCGTGCCTGTTCCTCCCGGCTCTCCAGGACCCGGACGATATGGTCGTCGCTCCCGCCGGCGCCGGATCCCCACTGCCCGAGCAACCGGGCCAGCGCGGCGTCCGCGCCCCGCAGATGGTCCTGCAACTCGGTGAGCGACGCGCGCAGGGCAGGACCGGACGGCGCGGAGCCGGCGGGCCGCTGGGAGGGTGTTCCTGGGACGGGCGACATGCGCCCATTCTCGCCGCTCCCGTACACACCCGGCCAGGGACCCCTGTCGCGGCACGTCAGCGGCGTGCGGGTCCGCGGTGCCCGCCCTGTCGTGATTACGCCATGGCGGCCTCTCGCCAGCCCGAACGCCCCTATGAGGCACCGGAATTGGTGACGCTTCTGGTTCAGCACCCTTTCGACCAGGAGTTGTTCCCTGTGAGACGCATCAGACCATGGCGGACCACCGCCGCCGGGCTCGCGGCCGTTGCCCTGCTGGGCGTCGGCATACCCGCGGCTCAGGCCGGACCCGCCACCACCACACCTGTCACGGGCAGCGGGACCGACACCGCCCGCACCGTGACCGTCACCCTCGTCACCGGTGACGTCGTCGACGCCCGGGTCGACCACGACGGCCGGGTCCTCTCGGCATCGCCCCGCCCCGTGGACGGCACCGACCACCCCGCCGCCGTATGGCAGGACGGCGAGCGCACCTACGTGTTCCCGCAGGGCGTCGAGAAGCTCGTCGACGCCGGACTCGTCGACGTGCGCCTCTTCGACATCGGCCGGCTCGTCGCCGACGGCTACGACGACGTCCACTCCGCCACCATGCCGGTGATCGTGGAATACGCCGGGGGCCGCATGCCGCGCACCGCCCGCCCCGGCGTCAGGACGACCGCCGCGCTCGACTCCATCGGCGGCGCCGGACTGGCCGTCACCAAGACGTCCGCCGCCGACGCCTGGAAGGACCTGGCCCCGGCGAAGGACTCGGCCCGTGCGGCCGGCGGCGTCACCAGGATCTGGCTCGACGCCAAGGTCCGGGGGAACGCCGTCGACGCACTCGGTACCCCGACCGTCCCCCTCACCGGAGCCGCCACCGCGCACAAGGCGGGGCTCGACGGGTCCGGCGTCAAGGTTGCCGTCCTGGACACCGGTGTGGACGCCGGCCACCCCGACCTCGCGGGCCGGATCAAGCAGACCAAGGTGTTCGTCCTCAACCAGGACGCCCAGGACCGCACCGGCCACGGCACCCACACCGCGTCCACGATCGCCGGAACGGGCGCCGCCTCCGCCGGCCGGTACGCGGGCATGGCCCCGGGCGCAGACCTCCTCGTCGGCAAGGTGCTCGGCGACGACGGCTCCGGCGCCCTCAGCGGCATCGTCGACGGCATGGAGTGGGC harbors:
- a CDS encoding long-chain fatty acid--CoA ligase; translation: MNLADALARTAAEHGPRTAVELGDASLTYTELDTLAGRAAALLGDHGIAAGDRVAVMLPNLLEFPVLYYATLRAGAVVVPMNPLLKPREIAHHLRDSGASLVFAHASLSATVAAGAEAAGSDAVVVPVAEGSLPELLAGHTEPLTTSRGADGDTAVILYTSGTTGLPKGAELTHDNIGRNSGTAARTLFHLTPDDVLLGGLPLFHAFGQVVAMNTAVAVGARLVLLHRFEPVAALRVIAERGVTVFAGVPTMYAAMLTAGRRQPGAHDTSSLRLCLSGGASLPVEVLHDFGEIFGCPVLEGYGMSETSPIASFNHLDRPRRPGSVGTPIEGVEMRLDDAVGGVGELCVRGHNVMKGYWDRPDATAEALRDGWLYTGDLARVDEDGFYYIVDRKKDLVIRGGFNVYPREIEEVLYEHPAVAEAAVVGLPHETLGEEIGAAVALRPGAEAATPEEILEFVKGQVAAYKYPRVVWVVADLPKGATGKILKREVAATRP
- a CDS encoding S8 family serine peptidase, with protein sequence MTHVPERRGLSLVMAAAVLAAVAGAAPAAVAAPNPSSTQSAGSVLASLDGQEREALHRMATLDLGGLHVTDKALKSADPVDVIVQLRTPPARTARLLAAAEGRSLSETDASAAVTEAQSAFRDVLKDMFPAKQATAGKSGRQSQAPRLHRSYTHSFDGVSLRLPGDRVAELLDHAEVASVWPDTAVKALSDPETTSAGSQETGSAEDGVARLHAEGITGKGVKVGIIDTGIDYRHPDLKGVYKGGYDFVDDDADPMETTYEDWKASGQAETNAGSTYYTEHGTHVAGIIAGQGADAKARAAHGVAPDASVHAYRVLGPYGSGSTSNILAAMDKAADDGMDVVNMSLGAAINDPLSPQSIAADNLVLAGVTTVIAAGNSGPNAGTVATPAAAALPLTVGAHSEPLTLPSYKLSAGSVTAEGRLLAQPYGDALDKLTDGSLDVVDVGTGTAAGYTGKDVTGKAALVRRGGIPLDEKVRRAQDKGAAAVLLVNDNAAEGHIPFYIGENPNYVPAFSLTAADGAALMAAGADVSFTSAGTFRLGDGSLADFSSRGPVYGSAAIKPEVTAPGVSVLSSVPADIVDPAGGDYTYAYARLSGTSMAAPYVAGTAALMLQHDHRLSPDDIKTALMNTATPLPGDVSVFEAGAGAVDPYAAVHATTAVQVPETTPHVTVDGTQTEVDAVTGALDLGVLPVGRATSLKRTLRVVNDSGRPVTYDVRTAFSRGSGASADADAAHITLTTSDRIKVGAHGKKSVAAALRVPAGAPAGYYEGTVTLTPRSGNGLPALHVPFGMRVAASGFAEVDMTKSVMSTGRGSDEGAVGSGAATFNLRMAGQLRSIDIFLTDADGKDLGYVGGINTVGLTEGVLYGPATVGPWYFPSTGDKATPFDPRGRFIDDGHYKLRIVGTDAAGGTDSELRDVYVDSELPSYQDAYGAWDPAHPTVVEQPADATTFPVTGTLLDAQADDIRDAGLDIGQSDNRLYYSLYSPNAPEGSLPVASDGAVDGQVKTPVGPPVTHLKLWPTDAAGNISGIRQINIMRKGTPYVVGDASASSARAGDRVTYTLTAHELKNWKTFTSQIRYDDRNVKLVSIEPTAELKAHGPSTIRRTDVSAGSSSYSTLSFDVADSAGLSGDAMPLAKVTYEVTGGTVTANAGLSTGSTSAVDTAGTKTNLNILFYGAVRMLNPTSTFVARPAVQALLTREGAYDNVRDHTADGIEATLTAPDGTSREAAVDKAGRISVSGLTPSDKPYRFRVTAPGHFTWTEDIDLGLDGTWGVAGNTASSAAALVAGDVNGDDVVDVRDAAAVYAARGTAERAADIDHDGTVGAKDLAWVKDNYLAQNSRADRYTDPVKRLRGKSLEDYLDLM
- a CDS encoding helix-turn-helix transcriptional regulator, which encodes MSPVPGTPSQRPAGSAPSGPALRASLTELQDHLRGADAALARLLGQWGSGAGGSDDHIVRVLESREEQARRIYDIEYAARTTLWGFQSGANTVAPVPTTLPDGPDGPDDQRPDGNGPPMRKDGNPDASYRIVVDRDFLSEPAALRALDLRVERGHLVRVVDQPLIKLLIADGETAMVQVEPGRSLELRPPLVVLAIELFESVWRRSRPYLREDGDLSPTDRRILQLMLSGLTDAATAHQLGTSPRTVQRRVRALMDLAAVASRVQLGWYAMRNNWV